A section of the Rhodobacter sp. genome encodes:
- a CDS encoding ABC transporter permease, which translates to MFLRRFLTRIATTIITLFGVAVIVFVVIRVVPGDPIAMMLPPGATDADIARLQALYGLDKSIPEQFLIWLGGVLHGDFGTSITTRQPVLGLVLSRLPATLELSIMALVIAVVLGGLLALTGTRLRDTRTEGAIDVANGMALSVPDFLWGLVLILLFGVLWPVFSISGRVSPALAPQFHTDFFLFESVLRLRFDLWLDLVSHMLMPAVALAIPLAAIISQLLKQSLKETMHLDYVTLARTKGYGENHVITHEALRNAILPTLTLIGVQFTFLIGGTVIIERLFSYEGLGNMAIDAVINRDLPLIQGIVLLFALLFTLVNLCVDLLYAVLNPRLRHA; encoded by the coding sequence ATGTTCCTGCGCCGCTTTCTGACCCGGATCGCGACGACCATCATCACGCTGTTCGGCGTGGCGGTGATCGTCTTCGTCGTGATCCGTGTCGTCCCGGGCGATCCCATCGCCATGATGCTGCCCCCGGGCGCGACCGACGCCGACATCGCGCGTCTTCAGGCGCTGTATGGCCTGGACAAGTCGATCCCCGAACAATTCCTCATCTGGCTGGGGGGCGTTCTGCACGGCGATTTCGGCACCTCGATCACCACCCGCCAGCCGGTGCTGGGGCTGGTGCTGTCGCGCCTGCCGGCGACGTTGGAGCTGTCGATCATGGCGCTGGTGATCGCGGTCGTGCTGGGTGGGCTGCTGGCCCTGACCGGCACGCGGCTGCGCGACACCCGCACCGAGGGCGCGATCGACGTCGCGAACGGCATGGCGCTGAGCGTGCCGGATTTCCTGTGGGGGCTGGTGCTGATCTTGCTGTTTGGCGTGCTGTGGCCGGTCTTTTCGATCTCGGGCCGGGTCTCGCCGGCGCTGGCGCCGCAGTTTCACACCGATTTTTTCCTGTTCGAAAGCGTGCTCAGGCTGCGTTTCGACCTGTGGCTCGATCTGGTCAGTCACATGCTCATGCCCGCCGTCGCGCTGGCGATCCCGCTGGCGGCGATCATCAGCCAGCTATTGAAGCAGAGCCTCAAGGAAACCATGCACCTGGACTATGTCACCCTGGCCCGGACCAAGGGCTACGGCGAAAATCACGTCATCACCCACGAGGCGCTCAGGAACGCGATCCTGCCTACGCTGACGCTGATCGGCGTGCAGTTCACCTTTCTCATCGGCGGGACGGTCATCATCGAACGGCTGTTCAGCTACGAGGGGCTGGGCAACATGGCGATCGACGCCGTCATCAACCGCGACCTGCCGCTGATCCAGGGGATCGTGCTGCTGTTCGCGCTGCTGTTCACGCTGGTCAACCTGTGCGTGGACCTGCTCTATGCCGTCCTGAACCCGAGGTTGCGCCATGCTTGA
- a CDS encoding peptide ABC transporter substrate-binding protein, with translation MTLSRRSLLKMTVATVSLSVAMPAFAQAIDELVIAYNVNLPSWDPTVGPSAVNPTIQGLYQSVFDQFILQQPDLSPAPGLLTAWGWNEDRTQVWMDVREGVKWHDGSDFTAEDVAWSLARVADPATGSPIQFVWGTLANHRVEGNRVIADVVQFDPTIFKWMYFLTGYVLPKAYYERVGADGFEAAPIGTGPYMVEQYERNAFVRLRANPHYWNGVPEFETVTIRFVTDAASRVAEVESGRSHVTLEVPYEEYDRLRALPSLGGVATPISDIAMIFFNDIDVMLDENVRKAAVLAVDKQLIIDRLLSGYGVPLSTLETPEYAAYDPTIQVPYDPDQARELLAASGYSTDNPVRFTIQTTRGFKPKDYEMIQAIVGLWRRVGIEAEIEVYEIARHYELRAADQLAPAAFYNWGNSVGDPTTSTGFAMFGPSPHSVWDSQDLIERIAPLWAEPDEARRIQGWKDVDRYIAEHAYVLPLLQYVQPIVHANGVHVTPHASGALLPHLMTRA, from the coding sequence ATGACACTTTCACGCCGCAGCCTGCTGAAGATGACCGTCGCGACGGTCTCTCTCAGCGTCGCGATGCCTGCCTTTGCGCAGGCCATCGACGAGCTGGTCATCGCCTACAACGTCAATCTGCCCAGTTGGGACCCGACAGTCGGCCCCTCGGCCGTGAACCCGACGATCCAGGGGCTCTATCAGTCGGTCTTTGACCAGTTCATCCTGCAACAGCCCGACCTCAGCCCGGCCCCCGGCCTGCTGACGGCCTGGGGCTGGAACGAGGACCGCACGCAGGTCTGGATGGACGTGCGCGAGGGCGTCAAGTGGCACGACGGCTCGGATTTCACGGCCGAGGACGTCGCCTGGTCGCTGGCGCGCGTCGCCGATCCGGCCACCGGCAGCCCGATCCAGTTCGTCTGGGGCACGCTGGCCAACCACCGGGTCGAGGGCAACCGCGTCATCGCCGATGTGGTCCAGTTCGATCCGACGATCTTCAAGTGGATGTATTTCCTGACCGGCTACGTCCTGCCCAAGGCCTATTACGAGCGTGTCGGCGCCGACGGGTTCGAGGCCGCGCCAATCGGCACCGGCCCCTACATGGTCGAGCAATACGAGCGCAACGCCTTTGTCCGGTTGCGCGCGAACCCGCACTACTGGAACGGCGTGCCCGAGTTCGAGACCGTGACGATCCGGTTCGTCACCGACGCGGCCAGCCGCGTGGCCGAGGTGGAATCGGGCCGCAGCCACGTCACGCTGGAAGTCCCCTACGAGGAATACGACCGCCTGCGCGCGCTGCCCTCGCTGGGTGGCGTGGCCACGCCAATCTCGGACATCGCGATGATCTTCTTCAACGATATCGACGTGATGCTGGACGAGAACGTGCGCAAGGCGGCTGTTCTGGCGGTGGACAAGCAGTTGATCATCGACCGGCTGCTGTCGGGCTACGGGGTGCCGCTGAGCACGCTGGAAACGCCCGAATACGCGGCCTATGATCCGACGATCCAGGTGCCTTACGATCCTGACCAGGCGCGCGAACTGCTGGCGGCCTCGGGCTATTCGACCGACAATCCGGTGCGTTTCACGATCCAGACCACGCGCGGCTTCAAGCCCAAGGATTACGAGATGATCCAGGCCATCGTCGGTCTTTGGCGCCGGGTCGGCATCGAGGCCGAGATCGAAGTCTACGAGATCGCCCGCCACTATGAATTGCGCGCGGCCGATCAACTGGCGCCGGCGGCTTTCTACAACTGGGGCAACTCGGTTGGCGATCCGACGACCTCGACCGGGTTTGCCATGTTCGGCCCCTCGCCGCATTCGGTCTGGGACAGCCAGGACCTGATCGAGCGGATCGCCCCGCTGTGGGCCGAACCGGACGAGGCGCGCCGCATCCAGGGCTGGAAGGACGTGGACCGCTACATCGCGGAGCATGCCTATGTGCTGCCGCTGTTGCAGTATGTGCAGCCCATCGTGCACGCCAACGGGGTCCATGTGACGCCGCACGCCTCGGGGGCGCTGCTGCCGCATCTGATGACCCGCGCCTGA
- a CDS encoding NAD(P)/FAD-dependent oxidoreductase — protein sequence MTETFDAVLIGAGHNGLACALHLAAKGWRVGVFERASEPGGAVKSGEYTLPGFRHDWAAMNLSLFAGSPFFKDYSEELIRHGLEFVAVDRPFASSFPGGHWLGLGMDAAANRARIAAESPADADTWDRLSAGFGDRAQDVFALLGAPMKMRALAYFLWGVWRRRGLGGSLDLARFLAQSPRAWLEETFESPRLRAMLGAWGMHLDYAPDIAGGALFPYLEGMAGQAFGMALGKGGADTLTRALVGAIEARGGVVECGAEVARIDHAGGKASGITLVDGRRILAARAVIGSLAPSALVRLTGGTGDVGFDRSMGDFAHAPGTMMLHLAMDGLPDWAAGEDLKRFAYVHLAPSLDQMARTYQQARACLLPDEPIIVCGQPTVFDPSRAPEGKHVLWLQVRMVPGTILGDAAGQIAATDWTGAAEPMAERALDILERHAPGVRARILARRIVTPAELEADNPNLVGGDQVGGSHHLSQHFLFRPAPGHADGSTPIRNLHLTGAAVWPGAGTGAGSGYLLARKLT from the coding sequence ATGACCGAAACCTTCGACGCGGTGCTGATTGGTGCGGGGCATAACGGCCTGGCATGCGCCTTGCATCTGGCGGCCAAGGGGTGGCGGGTCGGGGTGTTCGAGCGTGCCTCCGAGCCGGGCGGCGCGGTCAAGTCGGGCGAATATACGCTGCCGGGATTCCGCCACGACTGGGCGGCGATGAATCTGTCCCTGTTCGCCGGTAGCCCGTTTTTCAAGGATTATTCCGAGGAATTGATCCGCCACGGGCTGGAGTTCGTCGCCGTGGACCGGCCCTTTGCCTCGTCCTTTCCGGGGGGGCACTGGTTGGGGCTGGGCATGGATGCCGCCGCCAACCGCGCCCGGATCGCGGCCGAATCGCCGGCCGATGCAGACACCTGGGACCGGCTGTCGGCCGGGTTCGGGGATCGCGCCCAGGACGTGTTCGCGCTGCTGGGCGCCCCGATGAAAATGCGTGCATTAGCATATTTTTTGTGGGGGGTCTGGCGCCGTCGGGGTCTGGGCGGCTCGCTTGACCTGGCCCGTTTCCTGGCCCAGTCGCCCCGCGCCTGGCTCGAGGAAACCTTCGAATCGCCGCGTCTCAGGGCGATGCTGGGGGCTTGGGGCATGCATCTGGACTATGCCCCCGACATCGCCGGCGGCGCGCTGTTTCCCTACCTCGAGGGGATGGCGGGCCAGGCCTTTGGCATGGCGCTGGGCAAGGGCGGTGCCGACACGCTGACGCGCGCCCTGGTCGGCGCGATCGAGGCGCGCGGCGGTGTCGTCGAATGCGGGGCCGAGGTGGCGCGGATCGACCACGCCGGCGGCAAGGCCAGCGGCATCACGCTGGTCGATGGCCGCCGCATCCTGGCCGCGCGCGCGGTGATCGGCAGCCTGGCGCCGTCGGCGCTGGTGCGGCTGACGGGCGGCACCGGCGACGTGGGTTTCGATCGCAGCATGGGCGATTTCGCCCACGCGCCCGGCACGATGATGCTGCATCTGGCGATGGACGGCCTGCCCGACTGGGCGGCGGGCGAGGACCTCAAGCGATTCGCCTATGTGCATCTGGCGCCCTCGCTCGACCAGATGGCGCGCACCTATCAGCAAGCCAGGGCCTGCCTGCTGCCCGATGAGCCGATCATCGTCTGCGGCCAGCCGACGGTGTTTGACCCGTCCCGCGCGCCCGAGGGCAAGCATGTGCTGTGGCTCCAGGTCCGCATGGTGCCGGGAACGATCCTGGGCGATGCGGCCGGGCAGATCGCCGCGACCGACTGGACCGGCGCGGCGGAACCGATGGCCGAGCGCGCGCTCGACATTCTCGAGCGTCATGCGCCGGGGGTGCGCGCCAGGATCCTGGCGCGTCGCATCGTCACCCCGGCCGAGCTCGAGGCCGACAACCCCAACCTCGTCGGCGGCGATCAGGTCGGCGGCAGTCACCATCTGTCGCAGCATTTCCTGTTCCGTCCGGCGCCTGGTCACGCCGACGGCAGCACGCCGATCCGCAATCTGCACCTCACCGGCGCGGCCGTCTGGCCCGGCGCCGGGACGGGCGCGGGCTCGGGCTATCTGCTGGCCCGCAAACTGACATGA
- a CDS encoding cyclase family protein, which yields MSASNVLQQLAGLLASGGIEVVDCTGTLGPDTPLLKLPPELAKDTPPIKIHRISEYDSDGPFWAWNWLELGEHSGTHFDAPHHWITGKDYSDGFTDTLDIQRVVAPVNVLDFSAECAADPDFLLTIDHVNAWEAQHGPINAGEWVVLRSDWDRRAHDEALFLNANETGPHTPGPTAEVIQHLIDKGIVGWGSQCIGTDAGLAGGMTPPFPAHNLLHANNRFGLASLANLDKLPAKGAILIAAPLKIVHGTGSPIRALALVPKG from the coding sequence ATGAGCGCATCGAACGTCTTGCAACAACTCGCCGGGCTGCTGGCCTCGGGCGGGATCGAAGTGGTGGATTGCACGGGCACGCTGGGCCCGGACACGCCGCTTCTGAAGCTGCCGCCAGAGCTGGCCAAGGACACGCCTCCGATCAAGATCCACCGCATCAGCGAATACGACAGCGACGGCCCCTTCTGGGCCTGGAACTGGCTGGAGCTGGGCGAGCACTCGGGCACGCATTTCGACGCGCCGCACCACTGGATCACCGGCAAGGACTATTCCGACGGCTTCACCGACACGCTGGACATCCAGCGCGTGGTGGCGCCGGTGAACGTGCTGGACTTCAGCGCCGAATGCGCCGCCGACCCCGACTTTCTGCTGACCATCGACCACGTCAACGCCTGGGAGGCCCAGCACGGCCCGATCAACGCCGGCGAATGGGTCGTGCTGCGGTCGGATTGGGACCGCCGCGCGCATGACGAGGCGCTGTTCCTGAACGCCAACGAAACCGGCCCGCACACCCCGGGACCGACCGCCGAGGTCATCCAGCACCTGATCGACAAGGGCATCGTCGGCTGGGGCAGCCAGTGCATCGGCACCGACGCGGGCCTGGCCGGCGGCATGACGCCGCCCTTCCCCGCGCACAACCTGCTGCACGCGAACAACCGCTTCGGCCTGGCCTCGCTGGCCAATCTGGACAAGCTGCCCGCCAAGGGCGCGATCCTGATCGCGGCACCCCTGAAGATCGTGCATGGCACCGGCTCGCCCATCCGGGCGCTGGCGCTGGTGCCAAAGGGCTGA
- a CDS encoding NAD(P)/FAD-dependent oxidoreductase translates to MAADHVIIGSGINGLVAAALLALKGDKVTVLEREDRLGGCLFTDQATLPGFNHDVMAATWVLFMTSPAGAALGPHLAKHGFEYCHTQTPTAVLRPDGTALVFTMDQAENIRRFNALAAGDGDQHARDVGQLAADAPFLFALLGGPLWSWGTAKLLFGQVRKRGLRGLAAWMGSALAPARGWLEARYKSPLVHALWAPWCLHTGLTPESTYSAQMGKVIAFALEAAGAPVVKGGSGAGVAAFKALIEAQGGTLRTGADVERILTDNGRVSGVRLTTGETIATRSVLASVAPGQLYSRLLDGVDLPREREALPDYRYGRGNFQLHFALDAPPEWLTPGLEDVALIHLSDSLDAVSKSANEAERGLFPETPTICVGQPSRLDPSRCPDGKAILWLQIPDAPRVIKGDAAGQIPGRVWDDPTREAFADRIEAILSRHIKDFDRIRLARRAYSPADLQAMNMNLVGGDPYGGHCGIDQFFVWRPFKHSTNGLGPVRGLIHIGAATHPGPGLGGGSGFNAAKRLGA, encoded by the coding sequence ATGGCCGCCGATCACGTCATCATCGGGTCCGGGATCAACGGACTGGTCGCCGCCGCGCTGCTGGCGCTGAAGGGCGACAAGGTCACGGTGCTGGAACGCGAGGACCGGCTGGGGGGATGCCTGTTCACCGATCAGGCGACCCTGCCGGGGTTCAACCATGACGTGATGGCGGCCACCTGGGTCTTGTTCATGACCTCGCCTGCGGGGGCGGCGCTGGGGCCGCATCTGGCGAAACACGGGTTCGAATATTGCCACACGCAGACGCCGACCGCCGTGCTGCGCCCGGACGGCACGGCCCTGGTCTTTACCATGGACCAGGCCGAAAACATCCGCCGCTTCAATGCACTGGCCGCCGGCGACGGCGACCAGCACGCGCGCGACGTGGGCCAGCTGGCGGCGGATGCGCCGTTTCTCTTTGCCCTGCTGGGCGGCCCGTTGTGGAGCTGGGGCACGGCGAAGCTGCTGTTCGGACAAGTGCGCAAGCGCGGCCTCAGGGGGCTGGCTGCCTGGATGGGCAGCGCGCTGGCGCCGGCCCGCGGCTGGCTTGAGGCGCGCTATAAAAGCCCCTTGGTGCACGCGCTCTGGGCGCCCTGGTGCCTGCACACCGGCTTGACGCCCGAATCGACCTATTCCGCCCAGATGGGCAAGGTCATCGCCTTTGCCCTCGAAGCGGCCGGCGCGCCGGTGGTCAAGGGCGGGTCCGGTGCCGGGGTCGCGGCCTTCAAGGCCTTGATCGAGGCCCAGGGCGGCACCTTGCGCACCGGCGCCGACGTGGAGCGGATCCTGACCGACAACGGCCGCGTCAGCGGCGTGCGGCTGACCACGGGCGAGACGATCGCGACCCGCTCGGTGCTGGCCTCGGTCGCGCCCGGGCAGCTCTACAGCCGGCTTCTGGATGGCGTGGACCTGCCGCGCGAGCGGGAAGCCCTGCCCGACTATCGCTATGGCCGGGGCAATTTCCAGCTGCATTTCGCGCTGGATGCACCGCCCGAATGGCTGACCCCCGGGCTCGAGGACGTGGCGCTGATCCACCTGTCCGACAGTCTGGACGCGGTATCGAAATCCGCGAACGAGGCCGAGCGCGGCCTGTTCCCCGAAACACCGACAATCTGCGTGGGCCAACCCTCGCGGCTGGACCCCTCGCGCTGCCCGGACGGCAAGGCGATCTTGTGGCTGCAAATCCCCGACGCGCCGCGCGTCATCAAGGGCGACGCCGCCGGGCAGATCCCCGGGCGGGTCTGGGACGACCCCACGCGCGAGGCCTTTGCCGACCGAATCGAGGCGATCCTGTCGCGCCACATCAAGGATTTCGATCGGATCCGGCTGGCGCGACGCGCCTATTCCCCGGCTGATCTGCAAGCGATGAACATGAACCTGGTCGGCGGCGATCCCTATGGCGGGCATTGCGGCATCGACCAGTTCTTCGTGTGGCGACCGTTCAAGCACAGCACCAACGGGCTGGGCCCGGTGCGTGGCCTGATCCACATCGGCGCCGCCACCCATCCGGGCCCCGGCCTGGGCGGCGGGTCGGGCTTCAACGCGGCAAAGAGGCTGGGCGCATGA
- a CDS encoding winged helix-turn-helix transcriptional regulator, which produces MNDLHPNRPRLGESGLEGFAPYLMNRIMGRYNAALRAEMARHGLTTPKMRALAVLSVVQAPLIRELAVYTVTEQSTLSRALDQLATDGLIRREADAVDSRATRVHITPAGRAVFDTLWPHMADAQDTLFKGIPEDERRAFTGTLQKILLNIRKHEF; this is translated from the coding sequence ATGAATGACCTGCACCCCAACCGCCCCCGCCTGGGCGAATCCGGGCTCGAGGGCTTCGCCCCCTATCTGATGAACCGGATCATGGGCCGCTACAACGCGGCGCTCAGGGCGGAAATGGCCCGCCACGGCCTGACCACGCCCAAGATGCGCGCGCTGGCGGTGCTGTCGGTGGTGCAGGCGCCGCTGATCCGGGAACTGGCGGTCTATACCGTGACCGAGCAATCCACCCTCAGCCGGGCGCTGGACCAGTTGGCGACCGACGGGCTGATCCGGCGCGAGGCCGACGCCGTCGACAGCCGCGCCACCAGGGTCCACATCACCCCCGCCGGGCGGGCGGTGTTCGATACCCTCTGGCCGCATATGGCCGATGCGCAGGACACCCTGTTCAAGGGCATCCCCGAGGACGAGCGCCGCGCCTTTACCGGCACCTTGCAAAAGATCCTGCTCAACATCCGAAAGCACGAGTTCTGA
- a CDS encoding VOC family protein, which translates to MKIPCSTAVLLVVAAPAFADAMPGVRGVNHIGLTVPDLDQAEAFFTDILGCERAMAFGPFRDDQGTFMQDVLGTSPRAVIQQIRMLRCGFGSNIELFDYDAPDQTTLHQRNSDIGAYHIAFYVDDIDAAAAYLNAAGVQTNLGPIPVSEGPAAGQSILYFSAPWGLQFEAISFPGGMAYEHDGGPILWSNTAPAE; encoded by the coding sequence ATGAAGATCCCGTGTTCGACCGCCGTTCTGCTGGTGGTGGCAGCGCCCGCGTTCGCGGACGCGATGCCCGGTGTCCGTGGCGTCAACCATATCGGCCTCACGGTGCCCGACCTCGACCAGGCGGAAGCCTTCTTTACCGACATCCTGGGCTGCGAGCGGGCGATGGCCTTTGGCCCCTTCCGCGACGACCAGGGCACGTTCATGCAAGACGTTCTGGGCACCAGCCCGCGCGCCGTCATCCAGCAGATCCGCATGTTGCGCTGCGGGTTCGGCAGCAACATCGAACTGTTCGACTACGACGCGCCGGACCAGACGACCCTGCACCAGCGCAACAGCGACATCGGCGCGTATCACATCGCCTTCTACGTTGACGACATCGACGCGGCGGCGGCCTACCTGAACGCGGCCGGCGTGCAGACCAACTTGGGTCCGATCCCGGTCAGCGAAGGGCCGGCCGCCGGCCAGAGCATCCTCTATTTCTCAGCGCCCTGGGGTTTGCAGTTCGAGGCGATCTCGTTCCCCGGCGGCATGGCCTATGAACACGACGGCGGTCCGATCCTGTGGTCGAACACCGCCCCGGCGGAATAA